From Alteribacter keqinensis, one genomic window encodes:
- a CDS encoding nucleotidyltransferase family protein codes for MLKSEQDVIELIEEDEEMMEILRAAKAQDLPDWWICAGFVRAKIWDTLHQFEKRTKTPDVDVIYFDPVHVDEKTEKDLEEKLNRMLPGVPWSVKNEARMHMVNDIEPYESSVDAISKFPETATALGVKLDDEENVVLTAPCGLEDVLNLEVKPTPFFSRTEAGAAIYEERIDKKDWKSIWPQITVYHI; via the coding sequence ATGCTTAAATCAGAACAGGACGTAATCGAACTTATTGAAGAAGATGAGGAAATGATGGAAATACTCCGGGCGGCGAAAGCGCAGGATCTGCCGGACTGGTGGATCTGTGCAGGCTTTGTGCGGGCAAAAATCTGGGACACGCTTCATCAATTTGAGAAGCGGACGAAAACGCCGGATGTGGATGTGATCTATTTTGATCCTGTTCACGTGGATGAAAAAACGGAAAAGGACCTGGAGGAAAAGCTTAACCGCATGCTCCCTGGTGTTCCGTGGTCTGTGAAAAACGAAGCCCGGATGCATATGGTGAATGACATTGAGCCTTATGAATCATCGGTTGATGCGATTTCGAAGTTTCCCGAAACAGCAACAGCCCTCGGGGTGAAGCTGGATGATGAGGAGAACGTGGTTCTTACAGCTCCGTGTGGACTTGAGGATGTGCTCAATCTGGAAGTGAAGCCGACACCGTTTTTTTCCCGGACAGAAGCAGGGGCTGCGATTTACGAGGAACGGATTGACAAAAAAGACTGGAAATCGATCTGGCCGCAGATTACCGTTTATCATATCTGA
- a CDS encoding HAD family hydrolase yields MHNVILFDLDGTLSDPKEGITKSVQYALAKMDIHEPDTDKLDDFIGPPLHVSFAGKYAFDDAQTQRAIGFYRERFKVKGMFENELYPGIRALLTSLQNNGFTLVAATSKPTVFAEAILAYFEIDRYFDHIVGSHLDGTRSSKADIITFIMETYTGHTRDNFIMIGDRKHDIIGANQAGIDSIAVTYGYGSEKELSDSNPSLIVHSVNQLRQTLEAGLPAKAGKPV; encoded by the coding sequence ATGCACAACGTGATCCTGTTTGATTTAGACGGAACGCTATCCGACCCGAAGGAAGGCATTACCAAGTCTGTTCAATATGCCCTTGCTAAAATGGACATTCATGAACCTGACACTGATAAACTGGACGATTTCATCGGCCCGCCGCTCCACGTCTCTTTTGCCGGGAAATACGCTTTTGATGACGCTCAAACCCAAAGAGCCATCGGCTTTTACAGAGAGCGGTTTAAAGTAAAAGGGATGTTCGAAAATGAGCTGTACCCCGGTATCCGCGCCCTGTTAACGTCCCTGCAGAACAACGGCTTTACTTTAGTAGCAGCAACCTCAAAGCCCACTGTCTTTGCCGAAGCGATACTGGCATACTTTGAGATCGATCGGTATTTTGACCACATTGTCGGCAGTCATCTTGATGGAACAAGATCCTCAAAAGCGGACATCATCACCTTCATTATGGAAACGTACACCGGCCATACCCGTGATAACTTCATTATGATCGGGGACAGGAAGCACGACATTATCGGCGCGAATCAGGCAGGAATTGATTCCATTGCGGTTACATACGGATATGGTTCGGAGAAAGAACTGAGCGATTCCAATCCTTCTCTGATCGTCCACAGCGTGAATCAGTTAAGACAAACCCTCGAGGCAGGTCTGCCGGCAAAAGCAGGCAAGCCTGTTTAG
- a CDS encoding serine hydrolase domain-containing protein, which yields MSQITGELTRLLEDFVSRKPVPGLAVGVIADKKVIFTKGFGVKNTETKDPVTEHSLFHMASVSKTFVALGMMQLVQDGKLGLEDYVKDHLPYFTMKDPRYLKITIRQLLSHVSGMPDEESFDWANPEYDDEALERYVKGLYNKELLWDPGSGSAYSNIAYEILGDVIQKVSATPFETYMKREILEKVNMTKSSFLKTEFDPELLTTPHVLNTDGYYGPRVSKIYPYHRAHGPSSTLCSNVVDMCSYAQAVLNNDSGLLKHDSFARLFEPHSGTPWGKETSENGLAWFLGEYKGRRVASHGGLDTGYRSNLVLLPDDGIAVVLMTNADYIGTKVIWNTILDVIFGEPVQRIKNSLARHLAGLFVQSGQKEAFEKYGQMKENKFDGFLLIEGELNYAAYELFEAGKVDEALGLLLLSIDLYPESSNLHDSVGEMYEAKGSNNAAAGYFSKAIALDPDNKDAIANLERVKKQ from the coding sequence ATGAGCCAAATTACCGGAGAATTAACACGTTTGCTTGAAGATTTCGTTTCCCGAAAACCAGTCCCCGGCTTAGCTGTCGGGGTTATAGCGGATAAAAAAGTCATTTTCACAAAGGGGTTTGGTGTAAAAAACACCGAAACGAAGGACCCGGTTACAGAACATTCCCTCTTTCATATGGCCTCTGTGTCCAAGACATTTGTGGCTCTGGGGATGATGCAGCTCGTACAGGACGGGAAACTCGGGCTGGAGGATTATGTGAAGGACCACCTGCCTTATTTTACGATGAAAGACCCCCGTTACCTCAAGATCACAATCAGGCAGCTCCTGAGTCATGTATCAGGCATGCCCGATGAAGAAAGCTTTGACTGGGCAAATCCCGAGTATGACGATGAAGCCCTTGAGCGCTATGTGAAAGGGCTGTACAATAAAGAACTGCTGTGGGACCCCGGAAGCGGATCCGCTTACAGCAACATTGCCTACGAGATACTCGGGGATGTGATTCAAAAGGTTTCAGCCACCCCCTTTGAGACGTATATGAAGAGAGAAATTCTTGAGAAGGTAAACATGACAAAAAGCAGTTTCCTTAAGACCGAGTTCGATCCGGAGCTCCTCACAACACCTCATGTTCTAAACACAGACGGGTATTACGGCCCCAGAGTAAGTAAGATCTATCCTTACCACCGTGCACACGGTCCGAGCTCTACTCTTTGCTCCAATGTCGTTGATATGTGTTCCTACGCACAGGCCGTCTTAAACAACGACAGCGGACTGCTGAAGCACGACTCATTTGCCAGGCTTTTTGAGCCTCACAGCGGGACCCCGTGGGGAAAAGAAACATCAGAAAACGGTCTCGCCTGGTTTTTAGGTGAGTATAAAGGCAGAAGAGTAGCTTCACATGGCGGACTTGATACAGGTTACCGAAGCAACCTCGTCCTTCTGCCCGACGATGGGATCGCTGTCGTTCTAATGACAAACGCCGATTACATTGGAACGAAAGTCATCTGGAACACCATCCTCGACGTTATTTTCGGTGAGCCCGTCCAGCGAATCAAAAACTCCCTTGCCCGCCATTTAGCCGGTCTCTTTGTTCAATCCGGACAAAAAGAAGCGTTTGAAAAATACGGGCAAATGAAGGAAAACAAGTTTGACGGCTTTCTCCTCATCGAAGGGGAATTGAATTATGCCGCCTACGAGTTATTCGAAGCAGGGAAGGTGGATGAAGCCCTCGGACTTTTACTGCTGTCCATAGACCTTTATCCCGAGTCTTCCAACCTCCACGACAGCGTCGGGGAAATGTATGAAGCTAAAGGCAGCAACAACGCAGCTGCCGGTTATTTCTCAAAAGCAATTGCACTGGACCCGGACAATAAAGATGCCATCGCAAACCTTGAACGGGTAAAAAAACAGTAG
- a CDS encoding MOSC domain-containing protein, with protein sequence MTGKVHSLNTGKVQVIAGSGKKEVASGIIKRPVEGSVFLTSVGLKGDEQQDLVHHGGVDKAVCVYPAEHYPYWHEKLGKEIDAGAFGENVTVSGLVETDVCIGDTFEWGEAVVQVSQPRHPCYKLAKRHDVKELPLFVQETGYSGFYFRVLQEGHVSAEDHLRLKERHTEMTIARVNRLNFQDADDVEGLKQLAELPYLAESWREGVEKKLGKVM encoded by the coding sequence ATGACTGGGAAAGTTCATTCACTTAACACTGGGAAAGTGCAGGTCATTGCAGGTTCGGGGAAAAAGGAAGTGGCTTCAGGGATTATTAAGCGTCCTGTGGAAGGGTCTGTTTTTTTAACGAGCGTGGGTCTTAAAGGTGATGAGCAGCAGGACCTGGTTCACCACGGCGGTGTGGACAAGGCGGTATGTGTGTATCCGGCGGAGCATTACCCTTACTGGCACGAGAAGCTGGGAAAAGAGATCGATGCGGGGGCGTTTGGTGAGAACGTGACGGTGTCCGGGCTGGTGGAGACGGACGTGTGCATTGGCGATACGTTTGAGTGGGGGGAGGCAGTTGTACAGGTGAGCCAGCCGCGTCATCCGTGCTATAAGCTTGCGAAGCGTCATGATGTGAAAGAACTGCCGCTGTTCGTTCAGGAGACGGGCTATTCGGGGTTTTATTTTCGCGTGCTGCAAGAGGGGCACGTGTCGGCGGAGGATCATCTGAGGCTGAAGGAGCGCCATACGGAGATGACGATTGCCCGGGTGAACCGGCTGAATTTTCAGGACGCAGACGATGTGGAGGGGCTGAAACAGCTGGCGGAGCTGCCGTATCTTGCTGAGAGCTGGCGTGAAGGGGTGGAGAAGAAGCTGGGGAAGGTAATGTAG
- a CDS encoding NUDIX hydrolase: protein MIVKDDRVVLIKRTRDGEVYYVFPGGGIEAGETAETAAEREAFEELGVRVSIRELLKEVEYNGTQSFFLAEVIEGEIGTGAGEEFTDPARTRGKYEVVWMSVDRLDGIDVRPREVAEAVLVPVTHRNLSNS from the coding sequence GTGATTGTAAAGGATGACAGGGTTGTTTTGATCAAACGGACGAGGGACGGCGAGGTGTATTATGTGTTCCCGGGAGGCGGCATTGAAGCGGGGGAAACGGCAGAGACGGCGGCAGAAAGAGAGGCGTTTGAAGAGCTCGGCGTCCGCGTGAGTATTCGGGAGCTTTTAAAGGAAGTGGAATACAACGGAACCCAGTCGTTCTTTCTGGCGGAGGTGATTGAAGGAGAAATTGGAACCGGGGCGGGGGAGGAATTTACGGATCCTGCGAGAACAAGAGGTAAATATGAAGTTGTGTGGATGAGTGTGGACCGCCTCGATGGGATCGATGTGAGGCCGAGGGAAGTGGCGGAAGCGGTGTTGGTGCCTGTCACCCACCGGAATTTGTCGAATTCATAG
- a CDS encoding class I SAM-dependent methyltransferase, whose translation MNDRVKNVYNELAHHYEHHVDQKSLYNTHYERPAMTALFPPSLEGKAVFDAGCAAGWYTKELALRGAVVTASDLSPEMVAAARRRAGGDAVVHQLDLEEPLPFENSSFDLIVSSLVLHYISDWQNVFKEFHRVLKPGGGLLFSVHHPFMDLKLSPGEDYFFHELLHDEWKTDRGKFTVPFYRRPLTDIMNDTLTYFALDEIKEPQPVPDFQKRDPARYEKLMTNPHFLIVKAIKK comes from the coding sequence ATGAACGACCGTGTAAAAAACGTCTACAACGAGCTCGCACACCATTACGAACATCATGTGGATCAGAAAAGCCTGTACAACACCCACTATGAAAGACCGGCAATGACCGCCCTCTTCCCTCCGTCTCTTGAAGGTAAAGCCGTCTTTGACGCGGGCTGTGCGGCAGGATGGTACACAAAGGAACTGGCCCTCCGCGGGGCTGTGGTCACCGCTTCAGACCTCAGCCCTGAAATGGTCGCCGCCGCAAGACGAAGAGCGGGCGGTGACGCCGTGGTTCACCAGCTGGACCTGGAAGAGCCCCTTCCTTTTGAAAACAGCAGCTTCGACCTTATCGTAAGCTCCCTTGTTCTTCATTACATCAGCGACTGGCAAAACGTATTCAAGGAGTTTCACAGAGTCCTTAAGCCCGGAGGCGGACTTCTCTTTTCCGTCCACCACCCCTTTATGGACCTCAAGCTCTCCCCCGGCGAGGATTACTTCTTCCACGAGTTGCTTCACGATGAGTGGAAAACAGACCGGGGCAAGTTTACCGTCCCTTTTTACCGCAGGCCCCTTACTGACATCATGAACGATACCCTCACGTACTTTGCCTTAGACGAGATCAAGGAGCCACAGCCGGTCCCGGATTTCCAGAAGCGGGACCCGGCCCGGTATGAAAAATTGATGACGAACCCTCACTTTCTGATTGTGAAGGCTATAAAGAAGTAA
- a CDS encoding YhdT family protein yields MRENGKDELNLHTDPRFKIANREALIGVALVVINFVWWFGFAYGLGSAPVEEYTFIFGMPAWFVFSCIGGFLLMVALVIFVLKVFFKDVSFDEEEHNS; encoded by the coding sequence ATGAGAGAAAATGGTAAAGATGAGCTTAATTTACATACAGATCCCCGATTTAAAATTGCCAACCGTGAAGCGTTGATCGGCGTTGCGCTTGTGGTGATTAACTTTGTCTGGTGGTTCGGATTTGCCTACGGGCTCGGATCCGCCCCGGTGGAGGAGTATACCTTTATTTTTGGAATGCCTGCGTGGTTTGTGTTCAGCTGCATCGGCGGGTTTCTGCTCATGGTGGCCCTCGTGATTTTTGTGTTGAAAGTGTTTTTTAAAGATGTGTCTTTTGATGAGGAGGAGCACAACTCATGA
- the panF gene encoding sodium/pantothenate symporter, protein MNIPVIVSLFGFLVLIFAIGFWSSRNVNRKGSGFLQEYFLGSRELGGFILAMTMIATYGSASSFIGGPGVAYTQGLGWVLLAMAQVATGYFVLMVLGKKFAIIARKYNALTLVDFLRSRYNSKWVALFSAFSIIIFLFSAMAAQWVGGARLIESLTGLTYTSALFIFAVAVLAYVIIGGFRAVVITDTVQGVVMFFGTLIILIGTIIAGGGVANIMSDLMAENPNLVTPFGHDGSLTPAYVSSFWILVGVGVVALPQVTVRAMSYKNSQAMHRALIIGTVVVGFIMLGMHLIGVFARPILPGVEVPDQVMPMIAMEVLPAWLAGIVLAAPLAAIMSTVDSLLLLVSSAVVKDVYINYVKPDASIERVKKVSFGVTAVLGVAVFALALSPPDLLIWLNLFAFGGLEAAFIWPVIFGLYWNRANKYGALWSMVAGVFSYVIIHQFYPDPFGMHSVVLPVVLSFVVFVAATLVTQPKHNLEARA, encoded by the coding sequence ATGAATATTCCGGTGATTGTCTCCTTGTTCGGGTTTTTAGTGCTTATTTTTGCGATTGGCTTCTGGTCGTCCAGGAACGTAAACCGGAAAGGAAGCGGTTTTTTACAGGAGTACTTCCTCGGCAGCCGGGAGCTCGGCGGCTTTATTCTCGCCATGACGATGATTGCCACATACGGAAGTGCCTCGAGCTTTATCGGGGGACCGGGTGTTGCCTACACCCAGGGCCTCGGTTGGGTGCTCCTTGCCATGGCCCAGGTGGCAACGGGCTATTTCGTCCTTATGGTGCTGGGGAAAAAGTTCGCGATTATCGCGAGGAAGTACAATGCTCTTACGCTTGTTGATTTTTTAAGGAGCCGTTACAACAGCAAGTGGGTTGCGCTGTTTTCCGCGTTCAGCATTATTATTTTCCTGTTTTCCGCTATGGCGGCTCAGTGGGTAGGAGGAGCGAGGCTCATTGAGTCACTGACGGGTCTTACATATACATCGGCTCTGTTTATTTTTGCCGTGGCCGTGCTTGCCTACGTGATCATCGGCGGGTTCCGCGCCGTTGTGATTACCGACACGGTTCAGGGTGTGGTGATGTTTTTCGGAACGCTTATCATTCTGATAGGCACGATTATTGCGGGGGGCGGGGTTGCAAACATCATGAGCGATCTGATGGCGGAAAACCCGAACCTGGTGACGCCGTTCGGACATGACGGAAGCCTGACACCTGCCTATGTGTCGTCATTTTGGATTCTTGTGGGCGTTGGGGTTGTGGCGCTGCCTCAGGTGACCGTTAGGGCCATGAGCTATAAAAACAGCCAGGCGATGCACCGGGCGCTCATTATCGGTACTGTTGTGGTCGGGTTTATCATGCTCGGGATGCATTTAATCGGCGTGTTTGCCCGCCCGATTCTGCCGGGTGTGGAAGTACCGGACCAGGTGATGCCGATGATCGCCATGGAAGTCCTGCCGGCGTGGCTTGCGGGGATTGTCCTTGCGGCGCCCCTGGCTGCAATCATGAGCACGGTGGATTCCCTGCTTCTCCTGGTGAGTTCGGCAGTCGTAAAAGATGTGTACATTAACTACGTGAAGCCTGATGCGTCGATTGAGCGGGTGAAGAAAGTGAGCTTCGGGGTGACGGCGGTCCTCGGTGTCGCGGTGTTTGCCCTGGCTCTGAGTCCGCCGGATCTGTTGATTTGGTTAAATCTGTTCGCTTTCGGCGGATTGGAAGCGGCATTTATCTGGCCGGTTATTTTCGGTCTTTACTGGAACCGGGCCAATAAGTACGGGGCGCTCTGGTCCATGGTGGCAGGCGTGTTCTCGTACGTGATCATTCATCAGTTTTACCCGGATCCGTTCGGCATGCACTCGGTCGTGCTGCCGGTTGTCCTGTCGTTTGTTGTGTTTGTGGCGGCTACTCTTGTCACTCAGCCAAAACATAATCTTGAGGCCCGCGCGTAA
- a CDS encoding DinB family protein, which yields MTDCTSALNQIRIAISTTLKIVEKLEEEDLQKKPTSTKHSVGELLEHLASVCEADLLISNGAAKEEMSRYYSTVCCKTIEELNSTLKKNYRLLEERYTAYTEEELREEATSYWGVTYSRYEWLLEILAHVYHHRGQLHAILVHCCNRDPKVFMFE from the coding sequence ATGACGGACTGCACAAGTGCTTTGAATCAAATCCGTATTGCCATTTCAACCACGCTTAAGATCGTGGAAAAGCTGGAAGAGGAGGATCTGCAAAAGAAGCCGACCTCAACTAAACATTCTGTAGGCGAACTGCTGGAACATCTGGCCTCTGTTTGTGAAGCAGACCTGCTTATTTCAAACGGAGCAGCAAAAGAGGAGATGAGCCGCTACTACTCGACTGTATGCTGTAAAACGATCGAAGAGCTGAATAGTACTTTAAAAAAGAACTACCGGCTGCTTGAGGAACGGTACACGGCGTATACGGAGGAGGAGCTTCGAGAAGAAGCCACTTCTTATTGGGGTGTCACCTATTCGCGTTATGAGTGGCTGTTGGAGATTCTGGCTCACGTGTATCATCACAGGGGTCAGCTGCATGCGATTCTTGTCCATTGCTGTAACAGGGATCCGAAAGTGTTCATGTTTGAGTAA
- a CDS encoding alpha/beta hydrolase — MMLENHLIASSFFHEPRQIRVWLPKDYKENRGKRYPVLYIHDGHNVFRDEDAIGGVSLNLEAYLTNHPRDVIVAAIEQNPEERTDEFCPWLNGKYSRRFLGDAPPFGGKGEAYLNYIVHEVKPFMDRHYRTLKNRTAMAGISLGGLITVFAACRYPHVFKNIVLFSSAFYPNQEELEALLKESDLSAVDTFYMDWGTKEAGDGTEMSEAFSVSNQAIYELVKKKLPFAEAKVIEGGEHHYLFFRDRVRALFSFL, encoded by the coding sequence ATGATGCTGGAAAACCATTTAATCGCAAGCTCCTTCTTTCATGAACCGAGGCAGATCAGGGTCTGGCTGCCAAAGGATTACAAGGAAAACCGCGGCAAACGCTACCCGGTTCTTTACATCCACGACGGGCACAATGTGTTCCGGGACGAGGATGCCATTGGCGGCGTCTCTCTTAATCTCGAAGCTTATTTAACCAACCATCCCCGGGACGTTATCGTCGCAGCGATTGAACAGAATCCTGAAGAGCGGACCGATGAGTTCTGCCCGTGGCTCAACGGAAAATACAGCCGGCGCTTTTTAGGGGACGCCCCTCCCTTTGGCGGCAAAGGCGAAGCATATTTGAACTATATCGTCCATGAAGTAAAGCCTTTTATGGACCGGCACTACCGCACGTTAAAAAACAGGACTGCCATGGCCGGCATTTCACTGGGCGGCCTGATCACGGTCTTCGCCGCGTGCCGGTATCCTCACGTGTTCAAAAACATCGTCCTCTTCTCCTCCGCCTTTTATCCAAACCAGGAGGAGCTTGAAGCACTCCTGAAAGAAAGCGATCTATCGGCGGTCGACACATTTTACATGGACTGGGGAACGAAAGAAGCCGGTGACGGCACAGAAATGAGCGAAGCCTTCTCAGTCTCAAATCAAGCAATCTATGAACTGGTGAAAAAGAAACTCCCTTTCGCAGAAGCCAAAGTGATTGAGGGCGGAGAGCATCACTATCTGTTTTTCCGGGACAGGGTTCGTGCGTTGTTTTCATTTTTATAG
- a CDS encoding VOC family protein, with the protein MIFEMTIQVRVSEFPVGRTWYEILLNKEPDFVPHQGFAEWEIIPGCWLQVAKGVPVEGSGPLRLGVTDIEAEKERLVKELGIEPFEILWRKEVPVRWGTLKDPWGNGIGFFEYIDKDEERVTP; encoded by the coding sequence ATGATTTTTGAAATGACCATACAAGTTCGTGTTTCAGAGTTTCCTGTAGGGAGAACGTGGTACGAGATTTTGCTGAACAAGGAGCCGGATTTTGTTCCTCACCAGGGTTTTGCAGAATGGGAGATCATTCCCGGATGCTGGCTGCAGGTGGCAAAAGGAGTCCCTGTGGAGGGAAGCGGTCCCCTCCGTTTAGGGGTAACTGATATTGAGGCTGAAAAAGAAAGACTGGTTAAAGAGTTGGGGATCGAACCATTTGAAATTTTGTGGAGAAAAGAAGTGCCGGTAAGATGGGGGACGCTTAAGGATCCTTGGGGGAATGGCATTGGCTTTTTTGAATACATCGATAAGGATGAGGAACGTGTAACACCTTAA
- a CDS encoding NupC/NupG family nucleoside CNT transporter, which translates to MNILWGIFGILVVLGIAFLLSNNRKAINPRTILVGLAIQISFAFIVLRWDAGKFALEQLTFAVSSIIDFANEGVDFVFGGIFESENVGFIFAFEVLPIIIFFSSLISVLYYIGIMQWVVKLLGGALAKLLGTSKTESLSAAANIFLGQTEAPLVVKPYIAKMTNSELFAVMTGGLASVAGSVLVGYSLLGVPLEYLLAASFMAAPAALIMAKIMVPETVTKSAEDDELKLDKDTESTNVIDAAARGAGVGLQLALNIAAMLIAFIALIALLNGILGLIGGAFGAGGLTIEYILGFLFAPIAFAVGVPWAEAVYAGGFIGQKLVLNEFVAYLAFAPEIENLTPKTVAIVTFALCGFANLSSLGILLGGLGKLAPERRGDIARMGVRAVAAGMLASLLSAAIAGMLI; encoded by the coding sequence GTGAATATTTTGTGGGGTATTTTTGGGATTCTCGTCGTTCTTGGAATCGCTTTCCTTCTTTCCAACAACCGTAAAGCGATTAATCCACGGACGATTCTAGTAGGACTTGCCATTCAGATTTCGTTTGCCTTCATCGTTCTGAGGTGGGACGCAGGTAAATTTGCATTGGAGCAGTTAACCTTCGCTGTTTCAAGCATCATCGACTTTGCCAATGAAGGTGTAGATTTTGTTTTCGGAGGTATTTTCGAATCCGAAAACGTCGGCTTTATTTTCGCCTTTGAAGTACTGCCAATCATCATCTTTTTCTCTTCACTGATTTCCGTACTGTACTACATCGGAATTATGCAGTGGGTAGTAAAACTCCTCGGTGGAGCTTTGGCAAAATTACTCGGCACAAGCAAGACCGAATCATTGTCGGCCGCTGCGAACATCTTCCTAGGGCAGACAGAAGCACCGCTTGTTGTTAAACCGTATATCGCAAAAATGACAAACTCTGAACTTTTCGCCGTTATGACGGGAGGTCTTGCATCGGTTGCCGGGTCTGTACTCGTAGGCTATTCCCTGCTCGGTGTTCCTCTTGAGTATTTACTTGCAGCGAGCTTCATGGCCGCTCCTGCAGCCTTGATTATGGCAAAAATCATGGTTCCCGAAACCGTTACAAAATCAGCAGAAGACGATGAGCTGAAACTTGATAAAGATACAGAATCAACAAACGTCATCGATGCAGCCGCACGCGGTGCAGGAGTCGGACTCCAGCTCGCCCTGAACATCGCCGCCATGCTCATCGCTTTCATCGCATTGATCGCCCTTCTTAACGGAATTCTGGGACTTATCGGCGGCGCGTTTGGTGCCGGAGGTCTGACCATTGAATACATTCTCGGATTCCTGTTCGCGCCTATTGCTTTTGCCGTCGGTGTACCATGGGCAGAAGCCGTCTACGCCGGTGGCTTTATCGGTCAGAAGCTCGTCTTAAACGAGTTCGTGGCCTATCTCGCCTTCGCACCTGAAATCGAGAATTTAACACCAAAAACCGTAGCGATTGTTACGTTCGCTCTTTGCGGATTCGCCAACCTGTCAAGCCTTGGGATCCTCCTCGGCGGACTTGGTAAGCTTGCGCCTGAACGTCGCGGCGACATCGCCCGCATGGGTGTCCGCGCCGTAGCAGCCGGTATGCTCGCCTCACTCCTGAGTGCAGCGATCGCCGGTATGCTGATCTAA